caactctaccattgtgccaccatgctgccccttatAATCCAATCATTAACATCAGCAAGAATAAAAAGCTTGTTGATTCAAGAAAGCAAGGGGTGAACACAACACTGCCCTCGCcaacagttttagtttagagttacagcgcggaaacagtctcttcggcccaccttgtccgcaCCGaagagcgatccctgcacattaacactatcctacacacactaaggacaatttacatttataccaagccaattaacctacaaacctgttcaaaagggaactgcagatgctggaatatcgaaggtacacaaaattgctggggaaactcagcgggtgcagcagcatctatggagcgaaggaaataggcgacgtttcgggccgaaacccttcttcagagggtttcggcccgaaacgtcgcctatttccttcgctccatagatgctgctgcacccgctgagtttccccagcaattttgtgtacctaacctacaaacctgtacatcttcggagtgtgaaaggaaaccgaagatctcggagaggtcacggggagaacgtacaaactccgtacagacagcacccgtagtcgcgatcgacccagagtctctggcgctgcaaggcagaaactctaccgctgcgccacagtgccgcccgctACACAGCTGCTGTAGAGATGGCCAACAACTTAGGCATCCTTCCCGAGGCATCCTATAAACTATTCTGAATAGTTGAGAATATGCCAATAAACTATCTGAAGATGATGACTCTCTCCATTGTCATCCCACAATGAAGACTTGGTTTTCCCTTCCTGAGTTCAACAATCAGCTCTTTGGTCTTGCTCGAGTTGAGAGCAAGATGTTGTTCTGAAACCAGATTATCGATCTTCCTGCTGTACACAGATTCATCATTCCCCTttatttgtccaacaatggtGCAATCGTAAGTGCATTAAACATGGTGTTGGGGGCTGTGTCTGGCTTCACAGTTATGGCCATAGACAAAGTAGTGCAGGGGACTAAGTACACATGCTTGAAGTACCCATGCTAATGGTCAGcaaggaggaagtgttgccaatttgtactgattCAGATCTGCCAACGAGGTGTGGTTGAGGTTTCAGTTGAACAGGGACGAAAGGAGTttgtcgtgtaggaaggaactgcagatgctggtttaaaccgaagatagacacacaaagctggagtaactcagcgggacgggcagagagaaggaatgggtgacatttcgggtcgtgactcttcttcagaccacataCTGTATTTTTGAAGTGTAATCTCTGGCATAATGTAGGAAATATGAGAGCAACTCACCACACAGACCAATGTAATAATGAGCAGAGCCTGTTATTTTTAGGGACATTGATGTTAGGATATGTGTTGGCCCCAGGGAGAACTCGCCAATCCTCTTTGATTCTGTATATTGTGTCATTGTCAAAAGGATGAAGTTCATGAACATAGATTAAGCAAGTACTTACAAAGGTTTGTTCCATACTTCAGTCCAGTTTTTGGCACCCAGCCTTTACCTCGAAAGTAATGATAGCCCATGTAATTGGCTTTAAACCCGGGCTGTATTGCACTAAATACTTCCCATAGTTTGACAATAGTCAGAGGCTCCTGAAAGCAAAAGACAGCCCATCATTAATATTTATAATCTTTTGCGTgactggttgggtattaatggcttCATTCACCATCATCAACTTGACAAGCAAACAAAATGTAAACCGATACTGCTAATGATTCAGATCATTGAAGTGTTAAAACCTATCCTTCTTTTGTATAGATAGATCCTGATGGACGGGGGATTTCTACTGCTCTCaggttttatttcacatttctaaTATTTTACCTCTTCTCATTGCGTATTGCATTAATATATTTGTTAAATTCAGTCTCATTGGATAGATTAATGCAAGTTTTTCCAAAAAGCTAATATTTCAATGATCCTGTTGCTTTTATGCTCAAAATTCAAATGTAACATTCAGGGTGTGACACTACTTAAGAACATAAGACATAGAagctggggtaggccatttggcccctcgcgtCTGTTCCATcactcaataagatcatggctggtcatttaCTCTAGTACCACCCTCCTACATTAACATCGCATCCCTTGAATTTCTAAATATCCTAATATCAAATATTATTTTCAATGTGCTCAGTGACTAAGCCTCCATAGCTTTCCAGGAGTAGAGAATTTTTAAGATTCGCTGCTGTCTGGGTGAAGAAAATCTAGTTGAAATCTTAATCGTAACCCACAATTGCAAGTCCTGCTTGTAGATTGAAACTTTCTTCATCTGCGACAGTTATTGCGAATTGAATAAATAACAATTAGGAGAGATTTGATCAATTTTAAGTCTCTATCCAAAGGGAAATGTAATACTTACCTCATCTTGAAAAATAGTTAAACATCCCAAGGCATAAACGAGGAAAAAGGCCTGAAACAGAAAAGTTAGACCGAGACATGAATACAAGTACTGAGAGTAAACGTTTTGTAAGTTATAATTTAGAAATTTGTCAGGAGCAGGGGGTACAGCAATCATGTTTTAATTAGACCATCAAACTACAattggcaggtagacaaaaatgctggagaaactcagcgggtgcagcagcatctatggagcgaaggaaataggcaacgtttcgggccaaaacccttcttcaatttggGACAAttgacttataccaagccaattaacccacaaacctttacgtctttggagtgtgggaggaaaccgaagatcttggagaaaacccatgcggtcacgaggagaacgcacaaactccgtacaggcagcacccgtagacaggatcgaacccgggaatcTATCGCTATACGGCAGCCACTCAACTACTGCGCCACTGTTGCACATGAAGGCCATTTATCTCGTCATTGCTGGCTTTCAGAGCTTTCCATCAGTCCCATTCCCGCATATTTCTCTCtaacctattttctctctcacaaTCTCATCAACCTCTGCCCCCAACCCAGAATCCTCTGacactacaaaacagagtggatgggagaggaaactagagcactccATGGAATCCCATGAGGACACAGGCTGAAACGCCACAAAGACAGCATCAGGATGGAACTCTGGTCACAGGAGCCCTCACCTCTAATTTGAAGGTCACAATTTATGGCATTCGCAATCAACCAGGTTGAGAAATGAGGTTGTGAATTGTGACATTAGCTCTTCTCCACCAAGTTATAGAACTTGGAGGGAGTGATGCAGCTGTCTGCTCCTGAGGCCTTGTGCTGTTTAGTTCGCATATGTTACCTTTGATTTTTTATCGGCTAAGAACAGCAAATTGATTGGACCTGATAATTTGCCGAGAAATTGATCCAAAAGTGCTAATGTCAAGAACAGACCCACAACTGAATAGTTCCTGAAAGAACTCTTGACAGAGTCGGACAACACGGAACCGTATGACAGTcggacaacacggaaacaggctccaTCTCACCTgtctacaccaatcccatttacCACATTGGGAACATAGCCTGTATCATTCACTAAAGCCAATTAAAATTATTTCTCGCATGGTAACGAAAGATACTGATCAATCATGAAACCAAAGCACAATATTATGTTTTATCACATTACAATATTGAGAATTAAACCGTCATATTTATCATTTCAGGTGAGTATAACTATCACCAGACTCTTACCTTCAATTACTGTTAAACATAAAGTTAATGAACCTCGTACATATATTGTCTCCATCATACCTCTTCCAAACTGAGCTGAAGATACTCAAAAACCTTGAAAGGATTCCGCTTGCAGACTAACCTCTCTGTCACCTGAAAATGAAAACCAAAACAAATCACTTCTGTTAGTGGAGCCAAATTCACATTTGAATTAACATTATTTTCGGtcatgaacactaatcaaatggaggaattacattcccAGAACAACTATACCTTGATGTTAtagaaatttcactgtacccagaATCTACAAAGAATTGTTTGGCTTTGTGGTGTTATTAAACTATAGTCACATTTAGTTCTACACCTAATCTATTGAGCTTGAAATTAATATAACTTACAAAAAAATCAGGAGATCTTTGCTAATTTTCGCAAATGAAATTGATGTGATTCCCACAGTTAGAATGTTACAATTGCGATCTTATCACAGCTGAGCAGATGTACAAAATGGAATCATACGCCTTGAGAAAGTAGTTAGCCAGAATATATTATTGACTAGAGTGAAGAAATATAGAGCTTTAAATTGGGATTAAGTTAGTTTAAAGAttatagcaaggaaacaggcccttcggcccacatagtccacaccaaccacctgttcacaccagtcatatgttatcgcactttcttatccactccctacacactagggacaatttacagaggccaattaatttgcaaacctacacatctttgggttgtCGGAGGTGGACCcggaaggaaacccatgcagtcacagggagaatgtgcaaactccataaagacagcacctatggtcaggatAGGACCCGAGtccctggtactgtgaggcatcagctctatcaactgcaccactgtgtcgttaGGCAGCACAGTAAATTGTGTGGATTGGAGCAGGGAGTTACAGACGGGTAGGAACAGTCCTAGCGAGTGGACTTATTAAACTATAAGATTTAaacttaaaaatatttattttttcggATCACACTTGGGAAATTATTTTTGCCCACACAATGGGCAAGAAAATTCTGGATTTCACTTCAcataccccccaccccacccaaaaaAGCCGTCTGATAGACTTTGATTGACGAGAGCAACAAGGGATTTGGAAAGGCAAGTAAAAGTAGAATGTATCATCAAAACGTAACACATGGAGCCCACATGTCTGACTCTTCTCATGAAATAACACTCTTTACAGCTTCTAACCTAAATGACACATAATAACCCCTATGGATTAGGGCATTTGATGAATGAAGTTTATGTTACATGGTGAAAAGACATTGAGCTCAAAATGTGTCATGAATTGCATTGAAGGCACGTTTTTATTCCATGGATCTTAAAAGATATTAAAAAGTCTTAACAGGCAATATTTGCAGCTATTAGAATGCAGCAACCGACATTGATTTGTCAATTCATAACTGCAATTGTGAAGGGGAAGATAAACCGAGAGTATCCTacacaaaacaacacaaagttctggagtaactcagcagttcaggtagcatctctggaggacatggataggtgatgtttggagaGATTCTGAATATCCCACATATTGTTTGGTATTAATTAGATGCCTCAAGTGTGAAGGTACTATATGGACACTATAACGGACACAGTTATGGACTGCTGCTACTTCAAGCAAGTGAATGTTTTTGAGAAAGCATTTAATCGCTAGCATTTTAGAGGGCAATTTTGTTTATGATTTACAAGAAGCCCCATAACGAAGAGCAAAAACAAACCTATTCACTACACTCGCTGACCGTAAAGATAGCAAACTCGTGCCACATTCAATTTTCCATTCAGCAACAAATTTGAAtatattttcttgtgttcttcaACAGCCAGGCAAAATAGTATTCATCATGGGtaggaataaactgcagatgcactgaagatagacacaaaatgctggacaggtagcatctctggagagaaggaatgggtgacgttttgggtcaagacccatcttcagactgctgggtgacgttttggtccagaccctttttcagactggaagggtctgaagaagggtcttgacccaaaacgtcactcattccttctctccagagatgctgcctatctatAGTATTCATCGTGGCGTTTTGCTGAATTTCTCCACtctgtccgcctaaacctacctgatctcccaattactaaacactttaactctccctcccattcccacactgacattctgcctgagcctcctccattgtcagtgaggcccagtgcaaattggaggagtagcaccttgggcagctttcaccccagcggtatgaacattgacttctctaactccgagtaacccttgctttctctctctctctctctctctctctctctccccatccctcccccttcccagttctccgaccagtctttctgtctccgactacattttatctgtttgctttgttgttaccttctcccagctaacaatgatctattcaacattttccttggtctccattccctttgtcctgttttcacaacttacacttccttatctatgtgtctccctctcccctgacatcagtccgaagaagagtctcgacccgaaacatcacccttccttctctccagagatgctgcctgtcccgctgagttactccagcattttgtgtctatcttcggcttaaaccagcatctgcagttccttcctacacattgtattCATCATGTTGGATTTGGTCTCAGATATATAACAGACATTCTAACAGTTTTTACTCATGTGCTTACCTCATTATTCAATGGTTGATCAGAACATGGCTGAATTTTTTCTACCACTAGTACATATTCATGCTCTGAAGAAAGTTTGTCGTCTTGAATTGAATTATGATGCTGAGTCTCTTTGGTAACATCTTGATTTTGGCAGCCACAGTGTGTGGTGAAATCATTATGTCTGGGGCAATGCACATGGACCTGATCGTCCCTGCCAGCAGCTTCACAGTCGATATTTTCACATTTTGCTGGTGGATCATAAGGAGCATTGCCTTCCCAATTATATTCTTTATTTTGAAGGCTTGTTGCAGGATGATTTTCTCCATTTTGTGTTTCTCCACATTTTTCAACATTGTTAGTTTCTGATGTAGGAAAGTTGGTGTTTTTTTCCTGTGAACTATCGCAGAACTTACTGCTTCCATCACATGACAAATCAATTGATTGTGTGTATTTTTCAAGCATTTTTTCAATGCAACTGTCCTCCACCTCCTGTGCTTGCAGGAGACTTCTCGCCCAATCGATATGATGTTGAAACCTGCAAAGATCGTCAAAATAAATCATTAGCTTTACTGGTAAGTCCATGACTCACAAGAGTTTCAGAAAAATAAACAATCCTGCATCCTCTAAACAAAAACTACTTTTTTTCTACCCCCATTGCGAAGTATATTCATTAGTTAGGGTTTTTAAGTGGTCTGTTCAGTTTATTATCGCAAACTTAAtttaactgtaaaaacgggaatgTTAGATTCATTACAGAGAACACCTTGTACTACAAAAGCATCAGCAAGCTTCAATGAAGCGATAACGTATTGTTTCCAGTCAATTATTCAAAATTTAAAATAGCGTAGTGTCCATTACTAATCCTTATGACACTCTATCTATGATAGCCTGCCAACCTGTAAAAAATCATTGTTGTCCTCTAACCAAATATCTAACCAAGACAATAACTTAAAATTAACTTTGTAAGCTTTTATTATATGCAACATTCTTTTGTGTCGTATATTCTTTCGGATGGTATCTGTAGCATTGTCAGAAAATCTAGATTTACCACACCCACTTTCCCCCATTTTCTGCACTTCAAATTGCATCCTCAGAATCTCCAAGGCAAATATAATTTCTATGATGTAAAATCGTGTTGACTCTGCTCAATTATGTTATGATTTTCTAAACATCCTTTTAATTTTACCCAAGTCTTTTAAATAGATTCTGTAATCTGTTGACTGGATGACTTATTTACAACCCCTCTCTGTTCTCTTTCCTCCCCGTCTTGAAGATCGGCATTTCATTTTGGTCTTCTCATAGTTTAGTGGGAGAAAACAGAGTGACCCAATTATGGCACACTGATATTAAAGGAACTGTGAGATACTGGTGACGATGGAATTGTCAACTTTGGGCgattacggtggcgcagcgatagaactgctgccatacagcgaatgcaatgctggagacctgggttcgttcctcccacactccaaagatgtacaggtttgtaggttaattggcttggtaaatgcaaagaatttccctcgtgggtgtaggatagggttaatgtgcggggatcgctggttggcgcggacccggtgggctgaagggcctgtttccgcactgtatctctaaactaaacttacataTATTTCTAGTTGGTATAGTAGAAAATTATATATAATTATCTAAAGGGTACAAAAATTGCATACACCAGAGGAGACTACATGAAACCAAAAGAAAATCTACTGTTCAATACATTGAGAAACTGGAAGTGGAAATCTGCAAGGACAGTGTTAAGGGCGAGAAGCACAAAAAGAAGTAGATATTAATGCTCAATAGGTACTCACGTGCATGGGGAAAAAAGTAAATATTCAGAATATATAAAAGTCAGATAGTAATGGAGCAGAAATCAAAAATGAAATTCAAAAATTGTAAGAGATATTGAAAGATCACAGTGCaagaagttatgcccctgtcccacttaggaaacctgaacggaaacctctggagactttgcgccccacccaaggtttccgtgtggttcccggaggtttttgtcagtctccctacctgcttccactacctgcaacctctggtaacctcctgcaacctcacggaaaccttgggtggggcacaaagtttccagacgtttccgttcaggtttcctaagtgggacaggggcataagtgggacaggggcttaattctCCAGAAGCATGGTCAGTAGTTCTTCACTTAAATATGCTATTCTATTTGCAATGATTTTTCGTCCTATATATTCCTCAACGTATTTTCTCAAAAATGATTGTTTTACCCTCCCATAGAACAAAATGATTGTCCGATGAAAAAGACGACGACATCTGTCATTGATCAGCTATAAAACCAGTCCAGCATTTTATGAGACGTATAATTTTCACCAAATCAAAACACTTCAGTGCAAAGTGACTTTTTGgaacaaaaaacattttaaatttataaaactaataagatttttgcctccaccacagtgaggtgcttggaggactcactgtggtggtggtgttaatttgtatttattgttgttattattgtatgattgtatgtatgactgcaggcatgaaatttcgttcagaccgtaaggtctgaatgacaataaaggcattcaattcaattcaattcaataaaacaAATTGAAAGCAACTAAACTTGGTAGCTTGAgcgataaactacttggaaaactATTAATGATAAAATCAAGCTTACTTTTTTGATGAAATTACAGGCAGGTGCTTAGAATTGGCATCTACAAACAACCAAAAGGAGAAATGAacatattttaatataaaatcaGTATCAATTTTGGTTATGATAGTTTGTATTGAAACATTTATTATACTTTGTATAGAAGTTTTGTAATGAATAAAATTCCTATTGTTTTCTTAACACATACTCCCATGGATAAAGCAATCTGCATTTTTCTTCAATAGGTTTCACATGCCACAAACCACAATTAAAATTCACAGAAGGGTCGACAAAATATCCGTTGCCACTGGATACTCCTGTAATCAGATCTCATACCTCCTTAAAACAGGAGAGCACCTTCATTGCCCAGTTATCCAATTAAGAAATAGCCTGAACAGTTCATGGTAACAGTAGATCCCTTCTCACATATACAGTATACTATGATTTTGCATGTTTTGGACAGTACTATCTTCTAACAATTGGATACAACATTAAAAGGTATATTAATACCACATGACCAAATGTGAAGGAACAAACATTCCCTTTTAGCATGAATCACAAATATATGGAAGACAGCTTAAAAATTTCAACTTTTATCATTCCTCATACCATAAACACAACAAAATACTATCTTTGTTCAACTTTAGCACTTAGTAGTCTCTTGGCTAATTGAATTTTTTTCCAGTTTTAACCCGGATTCACACTTATTTTCACGGAATAGATAAAGTcaaaaataagttgcttaaaaataaggggtggatggcttccggttggcgccacgatgtgagtggaatcgcgccattacagctccgcaaaaaactgaatttaaaacgggggtaaaagggtcaaacaaacgcacttaccacaggagatcgattgcgaacggctccggcagcgtttaaaaggtgcgtgacgtcatcaggcgcgcgattttaagaagaaattatgacccagcgctcccccacccccaccactggaaaaaaatctacgagaaaggaaactggcctcagctcgagtgcagctgctgcttctcaagaagatgtctcacagaggaaagctgaaatggaggaacttaagactaccattctaggtgagataaagaagcagaggaaggagtatatggaggagataaagaagcagaggaaggagtatatggaggagataaaaagtttaaaagcggatatgctggtgtctcacgagaaaaataaagaagataaagaagacttaataaaacaagttataacgacggtaaaaagtatgatggatgagtggaaggaaaaggctaatgccgagttacaaactcaatttgaggatgtaaaggatatagctgctgggatggaaagaaagctggatgacaagatagatcctactataatttcgctagactaacaaggcgaagcaattaaagagctaactaaaattgctgaagtgaatactaaggagaccgaaaaactccgtgccgagaacaaacgcctcttagaattattacgtaaaacaaacgagaaatgtattgatctggagggacgccaacgctgtaaaaatttgcgtatagttggtctgagcgaaggtcgtgaggggagtcaagatcctcgaaaatttgttgcaaaacttttaatggatattctgaatttggatcatgaacccctgttgagccgtgcacatagggctctaagacgggcccctgggataggttcatcgcccagacaaatgattgtaaaagtggcctttgaccatgtcttcgaagaaatgatgaagataataataaaaaagagaaacctgaaatacgagggagacaacatcagtatttttagagacttcccagcagaagtggccaagaaaagagcactatttaaagaaacaaaaggtatcctgaggaatttacagaatactaagaatctgagatatggcttgatgtacccagcaatactgagagtaacttatgatgacaaggaatatcgtttcgttaagcatactgaagcattgaaattcgcccgaggcatacagcagaagccagaagatgaagagagagaagatgcggaggaagaacccgagggagaaggagaggactgaacttttatcatcgacctgtggttatgaaatactcacttagaaggaagtggaataatgggcatttagtagtagttctgtattaattattagaaaatatttaattattccatgataatagtattacatattatagtattaaatataattgatattagtaattagcaaatagtaatatgaataatagaaataattactaagtactaagtatataaagttagtaccccaccccaatatatatagcatttgagataggagctggtataattaacatctttttttttaattaaaaaaacggaagtctttagattaatggccacgttagtgtggctttcaccttcacatactacacactatacaagtgtagtttcttttttttctgagcaccctattaacaccctttactttttttttattattgatatttcttattgtttttgttttttattgatcttatattatatattatttgaatgtagatgtgaaggatattgtgtatttagtttaagaagacatagatgcggattaaggtggatagaaattctcattggattgatgtccgggtgcaacggggagctgggggagtcaagaaggctactccaaaaaaagccgccctaatagtaaaatgcatgatataaaggtgaagactgggggtgatggagtaaccttctgcagttggaatgtaaaaggaattaatgaaccaattaaaaggggaaaggtgttagctcagttgaacagattgaagacagatgtcattttccttcaagagactcatcttaaaaaagatgctcaacatagattaacagctaaatggatttctaaggtgtatcattctacatttattcataaatctagaggagttgcaataattattcgcaaaggtatacctttcatacaaagttctattatagaggataaagaaggcagatatgtaataattacaggggaattatattcaaaaaaggtaattttaatgaatatatatgcccctaattttgataatccattattttttaagaaaatatttaataatattcctatatccactcaacacaatttaataattggaggtgatttaaattgtactttagataactatctagatagatcatctgcaaaaaggaaagctgcctcgaaatcaagtaaaatcataaatgcttttatcaatacatctaatattaaagacatctggaggttagataatccatccggacgagaatattcttttttctcgcccgtacatggaacctattcgaggatagattattttttaatagattctaaattacttccttttacgtatgatgcaaaatatcataatattatcatctcggatcatgcgccattaacatttaagataaaattaaaagatatatctaataaaactactacctggagatttaaccctcagatattaaaggacaatgactgttgtaaatatgtgatggatcagattaaattattttttgaaactaatgataatcctgaaacttctccatcactattttgggacacatttaaggcattcatgcgtggcgcaataatatccgcacaagcacatctcaataaagaaaatcgaaaaatagaacaaaatttagaaaatgagataaaacgtctagataatgaaaatataaaacagccttccaaagagttaagtaataaaattgcatcagtaaaatatagattaaataaaatatattctaatcaagtgattaaactttttcaacaaactaagcaagtgtattttgaatttggagataagccacaaaaattactagcacgacagcttagaaaattagaagatgagaagatgatacacggaattagatctgagtatggaaatatattaattactccaaaagatattaatgatagatttttacaatattataaaaatctttattcgtcaaaactaacaggacaaacagatagtatggaaatatttttacaagaatgtcaaatcaatagcttagatcaggaaggtagagaattgttaaatgctgaaataacagtaaaagacattatagaatcaattagttcgctaaagaacggaaaagcagcgggcccagatggcctgagtgcagaattttataaaaaatt
The sequence above is a segment of the Amblyraja radiata isolate CabotCenter1 chromosome 18, sAmbRad1.1.pri, whole genome shotgun sequence genome. Coding sequences within it:
- the tsen2 gene encoding tRNA-splicing endonuclease subunit Sen2, with translation MAEAIFRPPKRKRRVYESYEAPLPLWFTQEETISNEQEHYYAEMINNNVIVRNPEDIRALYGKGYFGKGILSRSRPVYNISDPALLAKWKDANSKHLPVISSKKFQHHIDWARSLLQAQEVEDSCIEKMLEKYTQSIDLSCDGSSKFCDSSQEKNTNFPTSETNNVEKCGETQNGENHPATSLQNKEYNWEGNAPYDPPAKCENIDCEAAGRDDQVHVHCPRHNDFTTHCGCQNQDVTKETQHHNSIQDDKLSSEHEYVLVVEKIQPCSDQPLNNEVTERLVCKRNPFKVFEYLQLSLEEAFFLVYALGCLTIFQDEEPLTIVKLWEVFSAIQPGFKANYMGYHYFRGKGWVPKTGLKYGTNLLLYRKGPPFYHASYSVVVEMVDDSCQGLQQRPFTWQSLAGLVRITTNVSKELMLCYLIKPTNMSEEEMTSPECMKRIKVQEVIVNRWISSRERTDQEEI